The window CTTTTTTTTCTAATTTTTCAGCTAATTTTTTATCACCTGATTGAATAATTTTTCCATTATATAAAATGTGTATGATATAATCTGAATTAATATAATCTAATAACCTCTTGTAATGAGTTATAATTAAAATAGAATTTATATCATTTCTAAAAGCATTTATTCCTCTAGAAACTATACGTAAAGCATCTATATCTAAGCCAGAATCTACTTCATCTAAAATAGATAACAAAGGATCTAACATTATCATTTGAAATATTTCACTACGTTTTTTTTCTCCTCCTGAAAACCCTTCATTCAAGGATCTATAAATAAAATCTTTTTCCATATTCAATTGAGAAACAATATTTTTTGTTTTTAATAATATTTCTTTAGATGACATTTCATTCATATTTCTAGCTTTTCTAATAGAATTAATAGCAGTTTTAATAAAATTAATAATAGAAATTCCAGGAATTTCTATTGGATGTTGAAAAGAAAGAAAAATTCCTAAATGTGCACGCTCTTCCGGTGAAAAATTTTTTAAATTTTTATTTAAAAAATAAATATGACCTTCAGTTATATTATATTCTTTTTTTCCAGCTATAATGGAAGCAAGAGTACTTTTACCAGAACCATTAGGCCCCATTATAACATGAGTCTCTCCTGCATTAATTTTCAAATTAATTCCTTTTAGAACTTCTTTTTTTTCTATATTAGCATGTAAATTTTTTATATTTAACATAAAATAAACTGTTATCCAACAGATCCTTCTAAAGATATTTCTAAAAGTTTTTTAGCTTCTACGGCAAATTCCATAGGTAATTTTTTTAATATTTCACAACTAAAACCATGAACTATCAAAGAAATTGCTTTTTCTGTATCAATTCCTCTTTGATTACAATAAAAAATCTGATTTTCTCCAATTTTTGAGGTAGTTGCTTCATGTTCTACTTGAGAAGAGGGATTATATACATGAATATATGGAAAAGTATGTGCTCCACATTTATTTCCTATTAATAAAGAATCACATTGAGAAAAATTACGAGAATGAACAGCTTTAGAAGATATTTTTACTAATCCTCTATAATTATTTTGAGCTTTTCCTACAGATATTCCTTTTGATATAATAACACTTTTGGTATGTTTTCCCATATGTATCATTTTAGTTCCCGTATCTGCCTGCTGAAAATCTTTAGTTAAAGCTAAAGAATAAAATTGTCCTATAGAAAAATCTCCTTTTAAAATGCAAGATGGATATTTCCAAGTAATAGAAGATCCGGTTTCTACTTGTATCCAAGATATTTTTGCTCCTTTTTCACATAATCCACGTTTTGTTACAAAATTATAAACTCCTCCTTCCCCTTTTTTATTACCAGGAAACCAATTTTGAACTGTAGAATATTTTATTTCAGAATTTTCTAAAGCTATAATCTCAACAACAGCTGCATGTAGTTGATTTTCTTTTCTTTGTGGAGCCGTACATCCTTCTAAATAGCTAACATAAGAATCTTGTTCTGCTATAATTAAAGTTCTTTCAAATTGACCCGTACGATTTTCATTAATGCGAAAATATGTGGATAAATCCATAGGACAACGAATTCCTTTTGGAATATAACAAAAAGAACCATCTGAAAAAACAGCAGAATTAAGAGCTGCATAAAAATTATCTTTTTTTGTAACGACTGATCCTAAATATTTTCTAACAATATCTGGATATTTTTTCAAAGCATCATTGATAGAACAAAATATAATACCTTTATTTTCCAATTTTTTCTGAAATGTAGTAGCCAAAGAAACGGAATCTAAGACTATATCTGTCGCAACTCCTGAAAGAACTTTTTTTTCTTCTAAAGAAATTCCTAATTTTTTGAATGTATCTATTAATTCTGGGTCTACTTCTTCTAAATTATTTAAATTAATTTTTTTTTTAGGCGCAGAATAATAACTTATTTCTTGAAATTTTGGAATATTATATTTTATATTTGCCCATTTTGGAGGCCTCATTTTTTTCCATATAGAATAAGATTCTAATCTCCAATCTAACATCCATGTAGGTTCCTTTTTTTTTTCTGTTATTTTTCTAATAACATCCTCATTCAATCCTAGTGGAATTTTATCTGATTCTATTGGAGTGTAAAATCCATATCTATATTCAGATTCCGTAAAATTTTCCAGTATTTTATTATTTTTTTTCATTTTATTTATGATGAAAAACTTTTTCCACATCCACAAGTGTGTTTCGCATTAGGATTTTTAAAAAAAAATCCTTTTCCATTTAATCCATCTGAATATTCCAAAGTAGTTCCTTCTAAATACAGAATACTATTTTTATCTACTAATATTTTCATTTCTTCATACTGAAAAAGTCTATCTCCTTTTTGTTTATTTTGATCAAAAGTAAGTTCATATGACATTCCTGAGCATCCTCCATTTTTTACTCCAAATCTTACAAAAGAAATATTCTGAGAAAGACCCTCTTTTTTCATAAGAGAAATTAATTTATCTTTAGCTTTTTCAGATATAAAAACCATAAATATTTACAATTTTAAATTAAAAAATCAATTTCCATTTTTTCCAGAAAAAAACCAAGTTATTTTTGTTATTCCTTCTTTTATACCCCATTTATTTGACATACCAGCATGTATTTCTAAAATATATTTAATTGTATCAGGAACAGAAAAGTCTATAACTTCTATTTCCCTCATAGGACTAATATTTTTTTTGATAAAAATAACAGTATTTAATTGATTTATATAAACGATATCCAAAGGAATTCGCATATTTTTCATATTTATTTTTTTATATTCTTCCTGGTTTTTTAACAAAAACAGCATTCCTCTGTTCTCTTTCAAAGAAGATCTAAATTTTAATCCATTTGTTTTTTCTATATCTCTATAAGCTAATTCTATATCTATTTTTTTTATGATAGAATTTTTATTTTTAAAATATAATTCGCCATTTTTAATAAATTCTATTTCTAACAAATTCCCTATATCTTCCAAATCATAATCATAATTAATTCTTTCTTCTGAAATAAGAAAAAAAAATGAAATAATCATTAAAGAAAAAAAAATATTTATTTTTTTCATAATGAAAAAAAACGTTTTTTTATTCTGTATAAATTAATAAAAAATAGTCCTAAAATAATAAAAGGAATGCTTAACCACTGACCAGTATTTAAATATAAAAAATTAATAATTTCTTCTCCTTGTGGTTCTTTCATAAATTCTAATATAAAACGAGCAGACCAAAGAAAAGTGAAAAAAATTCCAGATAAAAATCCATCATGTAGTTTTTTTTCTTTATAAAAATAACAAAGAAATAAAAAAATAAATAAATAACTAATAGATTCATATATTTGTGTAGGATGTCTAGGTACTATTGCTCCATACTCTGTATCCATTTGAATAAATTTTACTGCCCAAGGCAATTTTGTATTACATGGTTTCCCCACTATTTCAGAATTAAAAAAATTACCTATTCTAATAAAAACGGCAGATATTGCGACAACAATGGACAATCGATCACATAGCCAAATAAAAGATT of the Blattabacterium cuenoti genome contains:
- the sufB gene encoding Fe-S cluster assembly protein SufB, translated to MKKNNKILENFTESEYRYGFYTPIESDKIPLGLNEDVIRKITEKKKEPTWMLDWRLESYSIWKKMRPPKWANIKYNIPKFQEISYYSAPKKKINLNNLEEVDPELIDTFKKLGISLEEKKVLSGVATDIVLDSVSLATTFQKKLENKGIIFCSINDALKKYPDIVRKYLGSVVTKKDNFYAALNSAVFSDGSFCYIPKGIRCPMDLSTYFRINENRTGQFERTLIIAEQDSYVSYLEGCTAPQRKENQLHAAVVEIIALENSEIKYSTVQNWFPGNKKGEGGVYNFVTKRGLCEKGAKISWIQVETGSSITWKYPSCILKGDFSIGQFYSLALTKDFQQADTGTKMIHMGKHTKSVIISKGISVGKAQNNYRGLVKISSKAVHSRNFSQCDSLLIGNKCGAHTFPYIHVYNPSSQVEHEATTSKIGENQIFYCNQRGIDTEKAISLIVHGFSCEILKKLPMEFAVEAKKLLEISLEGSVG
- a CDS encoding HesB/IscA family protein → MVFISEKAKDKLISLMKKEGLSQNISFVRFGVKNGGCSGMSYELTFDQNKQKGDRLFQYEEMKILVDKNSILYLEGTTLEYSDGLNGKGFFFKNPNAKHTCGCGKSFSS
- the sufC gene encoding Fe-S cluster assembly ATPase SufC, with amino-acid sequence MLNIKNLHANIEKKEVLKGINLKINAGETHVIMGPNGSGKSTLASIIAGKKEYNITEGHIYFLNKNLKNFSPEERAHLGIFLSFQHPIEIPGISIINFIKTAINSIRKARNMNEMSSKEILLKTKNIVSQLNMEKDFIYRSLNEGFSGGEKKRSEIFQMIMLDPLLSILDEVDSGLDIDALRIVSRGINAFRNDINSILIITHYKRLLDYINSDYIIHILYNGKIIQSGDKKLAEKLEKKGYDWIIKNNQVKKDCS
- a CDS encoding DUF192 domain-containing protein, whose translation is MKKINIFFSLMIISFFFLISEERINYDYDLEDIGNLLEIEFIKNGELYFKNKNSIIKKIDIELAYRDIEKTNGLKFRSSLKENRGMLFLLKNQEEYKKINMKNMRIPLDIVYINQLNTVIFIKKNISPMREIEVIDFSVPDTIKYILEIHAGMSNKWGIKEGITKITWFFSGKNGN
- the lgt gene encoding prolipoprotein diacylglyceryl transferase; translated protein: MIKLEYINWDPIYKFNLWKGFFIHIYSLMFIISFLLGWYIMKYIYKNDNIHRKYLEPLFIYTFFGTLIGARFGQIFFYDLSYFSDHWIEALLPIKKNNDHSLLGIIKGYEFIGYRGLSSHGATIGILLSNFFYCKKILKKKSFIWLCDRLSIVVAISAVFIRIGNFFNSEIVGKPCNTKLPWAVKFIQMDTEYGAIVPRHPTQIYESISYLFIFLFLCYFYKEKKLHDGFLSGIFFTFLWSARFILEFMKEPQGEEIINFLYLNTGQWLSIPFIILGLFFINLYRIKKRFFSL